GGTCAAGGCCGGCCGACGCGTCATCGCGCTTGACAATCGCGGCCACGGCGAGTCCACCAAGCTCTACGATCCCGCGCAGTACGAGATCGCGATCATGGCGAGCGACGTGATCGCGCTGATGGATCATCTCGAGATCGCGCGCGCCGACGTCATGGGCTATTCGCTGGGCTCGCGGATGACCGCGATCCTGGCGCGGGAGAATCCCGACCGGCTGCGCTCGGCGATCCTGGGCGGCATCGGCATCGGACTGATCGAGGGTGGTGGCCCCGGCGAGAATGTCGCGCTCGCGCTGGAAGCGCCGTCGTTCGACGATGTCGCCGATCCGATCGGCCGCACCTTCCGCGCCTTTGCCGACCAGACCCGCTCCGACCGCCGCGCGCTCGCGGCCTGCCTGCGCGGTTCGCGCCGTCTGATGACGCGCGCGGAGGCTGCTGGCATTCGCGTGCCGGTGCTGATTGCGGTCGGCAGCAAGGACGAGATCGCGGGCTCGGCGGTGGCGCTCGGCAGGATCATTCCGGGCGCGGAGGTGCTCGACATCCCGAACCGCGATCACATGCGGGCCGTCGGCGACAAGGTCTACAAGACCGGCGTCGCCGACTTCCTGTCACGGCGAGCCTAGCTCGTCGGCGTCACGTTGGCCGAACATGCGCGTAGCCGCGATCAACACCACGAAGGTTGCGATCCAGACCAGGCGCGCGCCGTAGCGGTCGTGCGGACCGGATATCACGCCGCAGATGACGGCGTTGCCGAGCAAGGCGAGCGTGACCGTGCCCGCGAGTAAAGTGAGGTCGTCACGCCGTCGCCGCCACAGGCCGTAGGCGAACAGGAGCGCGACTATGAACATCGAGCCCAGTGCAACCGGCACGTGGACGCGGTTCATTGCAGTGAAATCGAGCCGCCAGCGCTGCTGGCGCGCCGCGCGCATCTTTGTGACTTGCGACGGAATATAACGCTCGATGATGCCGTAGGTGTGGGGGATCCAGCCGTTGGTGCCTTCGCCGGTCGCCACATGCACAAGCTGGTCCGCGGTCGCGGCCAGCGCCGCCTTGGCCTGCCATGCCGGGTATTCGGCGAGCGACCGCACCACGATGTGGCCCATCTCGTCATTCAGGCCCTGGAAGCGGCCGAGCTTGTCGAACATGCTGTGGCCCCACAGGAAGTCGTCGGCGGTCGGCGGCAGTTCGTTGCGATAGGGACAGAGCTTGAGGTTCTCCTTCGCGCAATGGTCCCGCAGATATTGCGTGACGATGCCGTCTTGCAGCATGCGGCCGAACGCGACGCCGTAGCCGCCGGGCGTCCAGGCGAGTTGGCCGGAAAGGGCGAAATTCGCTGCCAGCAACATGATGGCGCCGGCAACGATGGTCAGGCTGCCTTGCAGCAGGTTAGCGACTGAGACGCGTCCGCCGAGGAACGGGCGTGCAACCCAGCCTACGCAACACAGGCCGAGCAGGACCGCAAGCGTTGCGCTGTGGGTCGCGCCCGAGAATGCGATGAATGCGAACAGCGCGCATTTTTCCAGCGTCCCGATTTTCCCGCCATGCAGGGCGAGGACGAACAGCGCGAGCACCGACAGGCCGGCAAAAATGTCGGTCAGCAGCATGCTGGCCAGCCAGGGCAGGGCGGTGGTCAGAATCAGCACGAGGCCGATCGGGACCAGCCGGACCATCCGGGCGAGGCCGAACACCCGCAGCGTCAAGTGCAGGATCCACAGCGTCGCCAGCGCCTGGACGCCGAGGTTGAGCCAGAAGCTCGATCCCTCGCCGAGATGCAGGTAGATGCCGAACACCGTGGACCGGCTCGGCACCAGGTATCCCTCGTACCAGCGGGCCAGATAGCCGCCGGTATCCCATTGGAGCAGCGGATAGCCGTTCCAGAAGGCGGGCGCGAGCAGCAACAGGGGAATGGCGATGGTAGCGACCCAGACCGACCATGCATCGGTCAGGCGCGCGCGTAAAACCTGCGTATTGATGATGTATCCCCCTGTCTTGGAGTCGACCATGCCCAGAACTCCATTAGGGAAGAAATCCGCCAATAGTTGCAGAAGCACGGCTTGATTTCGGCAAAATCCCGACCACTTGCCCTAGACGGCCACCGGGGGCGTTTGGCCGGGGTTACCCTACCCAACCGCCCCGGGACGCGCCTGTTCCATCGTGCTACAACGCGCAACCGAACAACCGTATTGCGAGAGCAGTCCATGGCAGTTCATCAGGTCAATCCGCAGGGTGGGAAGCTGGCGGCGCTCGATCCGATCTGGGATCGCGTCCGCGGCGAAGCGGAGGACATCGTCCGGCGCGAGCCTGAGCTTGCGTCCTTCATCTATGCGACCGTGTTGCATCATGACCGTCTCGAAGATTCGGTGGTGCACCGCCTGGCCGAGCGGCTCGATCATGCTGCGCTGTCCGGCGACCTGATCCGCCAGAGCTATGACGAGGCGCTGCGCGACGCGCCGGATATCGGCAACGCCTTCCGTGCCGACCTCGTCGCCGTCTACGATCGCGATCCCGCGACCTCGCGCTTCATCGATCCCTTGCTCTACTTCAAGGGTTTTCACGCGCTGCAGACCCATCGCCTCGCGCACTGGCTCTATCAGAAGGGCCGCAAGGATTTTGCCTATTACCTTCAGAGCCGGTCTTCGGCGGTGTTCCAGACCGACATCAACCCGGCCGCACGGATCGGCCGCGGCATCTTCCTCGATCACGCCACCGGCTTCGTCTGCGGCGAGACGGCCGTGATCGATGACGATGTCTCGATCCTGCACGGCGTGACGCTCGGCGGGACTGGCAAGGAGAACGAGGATCGCCACCCGAAGATTCGCCATGGCGTCTTGATCGGCGCCGGCGCCAAGATCCTCGGCAATATCGAGATCGGTCATTGCGCGCGCATCGCCGCGGGCTCAGTCGTGGTCAAGCCGGTGCCGCACAACGTCACCGTCGCCGGTGTGCCTGCAAAAATCGTCGGCGAGGCTGGCTGTGCCGAGCCGTCGCGCACGATGGACCAGATGCTCAACGCGACCGGGCTTTGATTGATTGCATTCGCTTTCTGACCGCGACGCGTGATCGCGTTTTGGAGCGAAGTGGACGCCGGTTCGCGTGAAGAAGACGCGTCAAAACAAGAATCTACAGGTTCGGTGCTGATTCATCAGAACCGAACCTCTTGCACAAATATCGTGTCGCCGGAGCCCGAAAAGGCTCTGGCGATCTCCGTCGTCTCGTCCTAAAACTCCCCGGAAAATCATCGACCCGATTGGAGACGGCCGTGGACGTTCAGGAAGTCAGGAAGCTCGACGCGTATCTCAAACGCGTGTTTGGCAATCCCAAGATCCGCGTGGTGCCGCGGCCGAAGAAGGATGACTCGGCCGAGGTCTATGTGGGCGAGGAATTCATCGGCGTGCTGTTCGTCGATGACGAGGACGATGATCGTTCGTTCCAGTTCCAGATGGCGATTCTGGAAGAGGATCTGAGCGAGTAGGCTTTGCTCGGCGCAAAGCCGCAAACTGGGCAAAGGCGCGTTTGCGCCGTGCCCACTATCGGGACGACCGACGCGAATGGTGGGGACGCCTCGCTCTGTCCACCCCACCAATCCTGCAATGACGACGGGCTATCCCTTCGCGCTGTGCATCTGCGCGGAGAGGCGATCCATTGCGGTTGCGATATCGCGCCATTGCGCAAGCCAGCTGCGCGGAAAGCGGAACGTCAGGTCGGCGCCCTCGATGCGCCGCTCGCTCAGGCACATGCCGGGCGTTGAGGAGTCACGCGAGCAGCGCGCGGTCAGCTCGGGTTCGCTCGCGGTGACCAGGTCTTCGCCGCCATAGGCCGAGCCATCGCGAAACGCGCGCGTGGTCAGGCCGTCGTTGGTCGTTGCGGCGTTTTCCAGATAGCGCGGGTAGATCGTGCGCAGGCGCATGTCGGGCGCAAGCGAGTCGTGGTGCGCGGCGATCGACACGAAGATCCGGTCGATCGGCTGCACCTTGTCCTCGATCGTGTCGGCGCTGTAGTGCTTCGGTGCCGCTGGCGCCTTCAGCGAGGGGTAGAGGAAGCTGAGGTCGACGCGCTCCTGCGGCCCGGAATGGCGCTGGATCTTCATGCGCACCGCCAAGGTCGGCACGTTGAACAGCGTGCCGCCGACGCTGACCGGCAACCGCGACGGGTCGCTCGGCGGCACGGTGGCGTAGGTGGGCCACAACAGATAGGCGACCAGTGCGATCGCTACTGCTGCGATGACAGCCGAAATGATGATCGGAAGCAGATGCGCGCGCGGATTGCGCCGCGTATCGCGGGCGAGATGCTGGGCTGTCGAAAGGAGCGTCATGAGCGAGGCATCGGATCAGGTCGGAGGGCCGAATCACTTGACGAATATGCCACGTGAGGGCGGCGGATTCTCGTATGATTCCAATGGAATCCGCACCAGGAATGCCGTGCGCGGGGGGCTCTCGCGCCTGCCCTATTAACCCTTTCTTAAGGATGATGTGGCGGCGGGCCGGTAATTTTGCGAAGCAGGGCGATGGTCTGTTGCGTAGCGGAAGTTCCGATGTCGCCCGATGCTCTGAATTCCCTGTTCTCGCTTTGCATTGGTTTTGCCCTCGCGGGTGCGTTGGCCAACGGTTACCAGGTGATGGCGGCGCGCCCGGCCGGGTTCGGCCTGCTCCAGAATGGGGTGGCGACGAAGGCCTTCGCGGCGGTGCCGTTTCTCGTCTTCGCGGCGCCCTTCATCATCATGCGCAACACGCTGCGCGGAGCGCGTATCGAGCGCCGCCGCTTCGAATTCGTGATGATGGCAACGATCATCGCCGGCTTCTGGAGCCTGATGTCCGGCACCTTCTTCCTGATGACGCTGCGCGCGGCCGGTCTGCTCGCCTGATCCGATCGGGATCCGTACCGGATAATGATCCCGCTCGCTTGAAACCACGCGCGCCGTCGTGCCAAGGTCGCCCTGACCAAGGAGACCTTCATGGCGATCTACGAGCTCGACGGGCAGGCGCCCGATCTTCCCGCTGACGGCAGCTACTTCATCGCCGATACCGCCGTCGTGATCGGCAAGGTGCGACTCAAGTCTTTGGCGAGCGTCTGGTTCGGCGCCGTGCTGCGCGGCGACAATGAGTGGATCGAGATCGGCGAGGGCTCCAACGTCCAGGACAATTCGACTCTCCACGTCGATCCCGGCTTTCCGCTGACCATCGGCAAGGACGTGACCATTGGCCACAATGCGATCGTTCACGGTTGCACGCTCGAAGACGGCGTGCTGATCGGGATGGGATCGATCGTGATGAACGGCGCGCGGATCAGGCGCGGCAGCGTCGTCGGCGCCGGCGCCGTCATCACCGAGGGCAAGGAATTTCCGGAATATTCGCTGATCATCGGCGCGCCTGCGCGCGCCATCCGCACGCTCGACGCCGCCCAGATCGAGGCTTTGTCCAGGCCCGCCAAGTCCTACGCCATCAGGGGGCCGCAGTACAAGGCGGGGCTGAAGAAGATCGGCTGAGGCGACGTCAGCGCTTCCGGCCTCGCTTGCTTGTGTTCTTCGACCGGGCCGAGCTCTGCTTCGAGGCGTCCTGCAGCCGCGCGCTCTTGCGCAGCGCGTCCTTCAGGTCGATCGGAATACCGTGCTTCTTGAGCAGGTCGGCGAAGGCTTCGTCGGCGAGCTCCTGAAGGGTCGCCATCCGGTCGCGACCAAGCTGCTTCAGCTTGTCGAAAGTGTCGTCGTCGAACTCGATCAGCTTGCGCAAAACAGCATCGCTCCAATGCCTGTCGGAACCGCCACCTTGCGGAATCGTTGACCTCCGCAAGGAGAACTTCCATGCGCAAATTATCCGTCACCGCCGCACTCGCGACAATCGCGATTCTGCTGGCGTCTCCGGCGGCCCTTGCTCAGGGCACAGGACAGAGCGCCGGACAAGGCACTGGCAGCCCATCGTCTCCGCAACTCACCCCACCGCCGCCGCCCGGCACCAACAGTGCGGGCACCGCCCAATCTTCGGGAGGCAGGCCCAACACCGGTGAAGGCGTCACGACCGGTTCGGCAAACGCTCATAGCGTCGACCAGGCCATCGCCAACGAGAACCGATCGATCGACCGTCGGCTGAAGGGCATCTGCCGCGGCTGTTAGGCATTAGCGATTTCGCGGCCGCCGCCTTGATGAACGCCGGTCGCGCAGAAGTGGGCGCGACACGGCGCGCGGACAGGAAGCCGCAGTCTTAGATTGAGTTGGCGTGGTCGGACGCAGGGACGCGCCGGAGGTTCTTTAGATCAGAAGGAGTGACGGGTGATGTTGCGTAAGATGATGATCGCCTTGATGGCGACCGCCTCGATCAGTTTGCTCACGGTCGACGCCGCGTCGGCGCGCGGCGGCTTCGGCGGCGGCGGCTTCCACGGTGGCGGCTTCCACGGTGGCGGCGGCTTCCGCGGCGGTGGATTTGGTGGCTTCCATGGTGGCGGCCCGGGCTTCCGCGCCGGAGGCTTCGGCGGCGGCTTCCGATCCGCAGCGATCGCGGGCCCTGCTTTCCGCGGCGGATGGGCAGGCGGCGGTTGGCACGGTGGCGGCTGGCGCGGTGGCTACTGGCGTCATCGCGGCTGGGGCTGGGGTTACCCGTTCGCTGCGGCAGCGATCGGCTTTGGATTAGGCTATGGCTACTATGACGACTATTACAGCTATCCCTACTACGCCAACTACGGCTATGACGACGACTACTACGGCAGCGGCGGTTGTTACGTCATCCGTCGCGGCGTGATGACGCCGTTTGGATGGCAGGTCCGGCCCGTGCAGATTTGTAACTGAGCGCACGCGGCAACGCAGGACACAGCTGATCGCTGTGCCGGCCGCTTTGGAATGGTTGTCGCGGCCTCGGTATCTCCATGCCGAGGCCGTGTTGTTGATGCCGCCCACTGGTACGCGGCTCGCATCGTATTCGTCCGCGTGAACGCGCGGCGAAACAAAGGATGCGGCTCCAATCGGAGCAGGGTCTCAGAGGATATCAGAGACGCTGGCAACTCCTGATCTGACCTTGCTGCTGATGAGTATTGTTTTCAGCCTCGCTGCCGCCTTGATCTGATGCTCCACGAGCTCGAGCCCAAGTTTGCGCGGCTACGACTGAGGCACGATCGCCTCTCGTGCGATCGCATCGAGTAGGATCGCGAGCGACGCGCGCCGCGCCTTCGGAAGAATCCGGCGAGCGCGCAACGATGCCGCGCCGATGCGGATGTCGTCAGCAGAATCCGCCGTACTCCTTCAGCCATGGCTGCATCTGGTTCCAGGCGTCCTCGACCGCTTCCTTGCGATAGCTGTCGGATGGTCGGCGTGGAAGCCGTGCCGCGCGCCAGGATGGATCTTGAATTCGGCGGTGTTGTTGGCAGCGTGCGCCTGCTTGAATGCGTCGACGCTGGAAACCGGAATCCCGGTATCGGCTTTGCCATAGGGGCCGAGAACGGCGCCTTCATCTTGAGCGTGAGCCGCATCGGGCTCTGCGGCCGGAGCGGGTTTGGCGGATCGACGGGCGGACCATGGAAGGCGGTGCCCGTTGCGAGGCGAGTGCCCTTCCGGGCTACTGCGGCCTTGAACATAGTTCCGCCTCGTAGCCAGCGCTAAAACGATGCCGCCGGCAGCGTGGGGTGAGCGAAATGAAAAAGGCTGATGTAACGTGCCCACATTGTGGGGCCGGTTTCCGCCGGCTCGAACTGTCGTCCGAATCCGGTACCCGGGGCGAGTATCACTGCCCGGCCTGCGATACGATGTTGGAGCGCTTTGACGGTGACAGGCTGGTTGCCTATCGTCTGACAGTCCAGCCTTCAATTCGAGGGCTCAAGGACTAGCGGGGTCACCCTGCCGCACTGATCGAGCGACCGCCGCCTTGGCCGTGCTGGAGGCACCTCGCAGGCCGAGCGAGTGACAATCTCGCTAAACCAGCATTGCAGTTTGGTGACAGCGAGACTGTTGGCTCCGACATTCACGCGCGCCGCGGCGAGCGGCCAAAAGAACAGGCGGGAGGTCGTAACCGGCAGCTTCTCGGAGCGAGAGCCACTGCGATGACCCGCTCAAAAAAACAAGGCCGTCGACGCAGTATACCGTCAACGACCTTGCCAGCCCCGGATATTGAAATCGGCTCACGCCATCCGGTGATTGCAGGATGGCCCGGATTCGAGGCGCGACATGTGAACCAGTTCACAAAGTCAGGATTAATTCACGCTACCGGGCGCTTGGGACGGGGCCCCGAGCGGTCAAAACGGCGCGAATTGCAACTTTCACGGGGGCGGCATTTTTCGGGAGCCAGCCCGCCGTCGCGCTGCTCGAGGAGCCGTTGAGCACGATCAGCCAGAGTTGGCCGCCGGATCCGAGTGATCAGCTACGCGACCTGCCACGCTTGCGGTGCGCGGTCGGTGAGCGCTTGCGCGGCGACTGATCGGCTGCGGCCGGTTCATTGGCCTGCGAGCTGGCGAAGGATTGGCGCAGGTTCTCGACCGCTTCGGTCAGCGCCGTCACCTGGTCGGAGAGCTTCTTGGCGTCAGCCTGCTGCGCGGCGATCTGCCGGCGCATGGTCTGCATCTGGTCCTGCATCACCTGCAACTGGTCGATCGATTCCTGCTGGGTCGTCTCAAGCCCCTTCGTCTTTTCCTCCAGGGCCGCGGAGACCTGCGCGGCGTGTGCCTGCAATTGGCGGACAGTCACGGCGCGATCCGACTCGGGCGCGTTGCCGAAGGCGCGCCACAGCCCGATCGAGCCGATCCCGAACAGCACGAGGACGAGCGCTACCGCGGCGATCGCGATCGGCTGGACGCCGATGCCGCTGCGCGGCTGCGAATCCTCTGGG
The DNA window shown above is from Bradyrhizobium sp. ISRA464 and carries:
- a CDS encoding gamma carbonic anhydrase family protein, producing the protein MAIYELDGQAPDLPADGSYFIADTAVVIGKVRLKSLASVWFGAVLRGDNEWIEIGEGSNVQDNSTLHVDPGFPLTIGKDVTIGHNAIVHGCTLEDGVLIGMGSIVMNGARIRRGSVVGAGAVITEGKEFPEYSLIIGAPARAIRTLDAAQIEALSRPAKSYAIRGPQYKAGLKKIG
- a CDS encoding alpha/beta fold hydrolase, yielding MPSFHHGDVEIAYLDEGEGEPIVLVHGFASSKNVNWIYPTWVSELVKAGRRVIALDNRGHGESTKLYDPAQYEIAIMASDVIALMDHLEIARADVMGYSLGSRMTAILARENPDRLRSAILGGIGIGLIEGGGPGENVALALEAPSFDDVADPIGRTFRAFADQTRSDRRALAACLRGSRRLMTRAEAAGIRVPVLIAVGSKDEIAGSAVALGRIIPGAEVLDIPNRDHMRAVGDKVYKTGVADFLSRRA
- the cysE gene encoding serine O-acetyltransferase, whose protein sequence is MAVHQVNPQGGKLAALDPIWDRVRGEAEDIVRREPELASFIYATVLHHDRLEDSVVHRLAERLDHAALSGDLIRQSYDEALRDAPDIGNAFRADLVAVYDRDPATSRFIDPLLYFKGFHALQTHRLAHWLYQKGRKDFAYYLQSRSSAVFQTDINPAARIGRGIFLDHATGFVCGETAVIDDDVSILHGVTLGGTGKENEDRHPKIRHGVLIGAGAKILGNIEIGHCARIAAGSVVVKPVPHNVTVAGVPAKIVGEAGCAEPSRTMDQMLNATGL
- a CDS encoding DUF3126 family protein, which encodes MDVQEVRKLDAYLKRVFGNPKIRVVPRPKKDDSAEVYVGEEFIGVLFVDDEDDDRSFQFQMAILEEDLSE